One window from the genome of Deltaproteobacteria bacterium encodes:
- a CDS encoding FAD-dependent oxidoreductase, which produces MTNTMRAAASRRTFLKAVGGVLGAATLPIGATLARGEREATEPDVVVIGGGFAGVTAARELGHAGLRVLLLEARNRLGGRTLTTKVGEEIFELGGTWIHSTQPHVWAEANRYGLELVETPDGFPERIVWWDGEQTKEAGILDALPLVGSALCASPDDVVPEMPLPVLHAFALLDQVMSKFHAEAATAFPRPFDPFFSDAWQASDRLSIRDRLDSMGLSASRRALLEGVLGASAHGAFEEAGLADMLRWWALSGSDLQRYSDTVARFRFRQGTSRLIDAMIADGKPDVRLQSPVTRVVQTGGRVEVTIAGGETFRARAVIAALPMNVLANIDFSPALDPAKIAASKERHAGAGVKAYIRVRGEVPRLLALAPEPEPFSTLMTAHGGKDGGVLIGFGTDPKKIDIHATGAVQQAVRRFLPAAEVTEVFAYDWHLDPYSLGTWCILRKGQMTKYFAALRAPEGLVHFAGGDFALGFRGFIDGAIESGTRTARVVIERLAGSLALGAEAETAPAATAGAPGEAAFEPCAVCHSVDESGKAGIGPNLHGVVGRKAASDPSFAYSEALRSRGITWTEKDLDAFLADPQAFIPGTQMPFTGLKDPADRAAVIRFLLSAK; this is translated from the coding sequence ATGACTAACACGATGCGTGCGGCCGCGAGCCGCCGGACTTTTCTCAAGGCGGTGGGAGGCGTGCTCGGCGCCGCCACCCTGCCGATCGGCGCAACCCTGGCGCGGGGCGAGCGGGAGGCAACCGAGCCCGACGTGGTTGTGATCGGCGGCGGCTTCGCCGGCGTCACCGCGGCGCGCGAGCTCGGTCACGCGGGCCTGCGTGTGCTGCTGCTCGAAGCGCGCAACCGACTCGGCGGGCGTACGTTGACCACCAAGGTCGGCGAAGAGATTTTCGAGCTCGGCGGCACCTGGATCCACTCAACGCAGCCACACGTGTGGGCGGAGGCCAACCGCTACGGTCTCGAGCTCGTCGAAACCCCGGATGGGTTTCCCGAGCGGATCGTGTGGTGGGACGGCGAGCAGACGAAGGAAGCGGGAATACTGGACGCCCTACCGCTCGTCGGCTCCGCGCTCTGCGCCAGCCCCGACGACGTTGTCCCCGAAATGCCCTTGCCCGTGCTGCATGCCTTTGCGCTCCTCGACCAAGTCATGTCGAAGTTCCATGCGGAGGCAGCCACGGCCTTTCCGCGGCCGTTCGATCCGTTCTTCTCCGACGCCTGGCAGGCGAGCGACCGCCTCTCGATCCGCGATCGGCTCGACTCGATGGGCCTCTCCGCATCCCGGCGCGCGCTGCTCGAGGGCGTGCTCGGCGCTAGCGCACACGGAGCCTTCGAGGAGGCCGGCTTGGCCGACATGCTCCGCTGGTGGGCGCTGTCCGGAAGCGACCTGCAGCGCTACTCCGACACCGTGGCGCGCTTTCGCTTCCGCCAGGGCACCTCACGCCTGATCGACGCCATGATCGCCGATGGCAAGCCCGACGTGCGCCTGCAAAGCCCGGTGACCCGCGTCGTGCAAACGGGCGGGCGCGTCGAGGTCACGATCGCCGGCGGCGAGACGTTTCGCGCACGCGCCGTGATCGCAGCGCTTCCCATGAACGTTCTCGCGAACATCGACTTCTCGCCCGCGCTCGACCCGGCGAAGATCGCGGCGTCAAAGGAACGGCACGCCGGAGCCGGCGTCAAAGCCTACATCCGCGTGCGCGGCGAGGTGCCGAGGCTGCTCGCGCTCGCGCCCGAGCCCGAGCCTTTCTCGACACTGATGACCGCGCACGGCGGCAAGGACGGCGGCGTGCTCATCGGCTTCGGCACTGATCCGAAGAAGATCGACATCCACGCGACCGGCGCGGTGCAACAGGCGGTTCGGCGCTTTCTGCCGGCCGCCGAGGTCACCGAGGTCTTCGCTTACGACTGGCATCTGGATCCCTACTCGCTCGGCACGTGGTGCATTCTTCGCAAAGGACAGATGACGAAGTACTTCGCCGCTCTTCGCGCCCCCGAGGGGCTCGTGCACTTCGCCGGCGGAGACTTTGCGCTCGGATTTCGCGGCTTCATCGACGGCGCGATCGAGAGCGGCACACGCACCGCGCGCGTGGTGATCGAGCGCCTCGCAGGCAGTCTCGCGCTTGGGGCAGAGGCGGAGACGGCACCGGCGGCCACGGCGGGGGCGCCAGGCGAAGCCGCCTTCGAACCCTGCGCGGTGTGTCACTCGGTCGACGAATCGGGCAAAGCCGGCATCGGCCCGAACCTGCACGGCGTCGTCGGGCGCAAAGCCGCCAGCGACCCGTCGTTCGCATACTCCGAAGCGCTCCGCAGCCGCGGGATCACGTGGACCGAGAAGGACCTCGACGCGTTTCTCGCCGACCCGCAGGCCTTCATCCCGGGCACGCAGATGCCGTTCACCGGCCTCAAGGACCCGGCCGATCGCGCGGCGGTGATCCGGTTCCTGCTCAGCGCGAAATAG
- a CDS encoding flippase-like domain-containing protein, with the protein MSFRTIAKGAAKLAVTAAIFVAIFVEIGGGYRAVPVALLDRPGTFEAANPQYPGVVGRLKARLAGRELPPPRVPMSPDEVCVASADRRVFVRSEGAAQPFKAFRHCQDGRLAYVFVLLQDEFVAVPRSQARDTAYFRVHGWQLVPVEVADLWREVRALDLALFVPWFTLAILVKLAGIFANIWRWQILLRGQGIDLTFRFLASTYFIGRYFGIVTPSTMGLDGWRLYDTIRVTRKPIQCTTALAVERVIGLVALLVVILLFMPFAGAVTRGQSFGELVAAMKIPLAGAVVFAVLVLLQPSWFKGLLNIVPSARLRRFLLSVIEAAAAYAHRRGHLLAAVALAVFGQITTTLMYFCNALAIHTGNVQPLEVLFASAVMTLGTFVLPSASGEGVREIVFVWLLGSKAGAVKAFLIGHLGFWIEKLPLSIPGGVLLFLQREPHKAVTHADLDRLKAETAGNAR; encoded by the coding sequence ATGAGTTTTCGTACCATTGCCAAAGGCGCCGCCAAGCTGGCCGTTACCGCCGCTATCTTCGTTGCCATCTTCGTAGAGATCGGGGGCGGCTACCGCGCTGTGCCGGTTGCCCTGCTCGACCGCCCGGGCACGTTTGAAGCAGCCAACCCGCAATACCCGGGCGTCGTCGGGCGCCTCAAAGCCCGGTTGGCCGGCCGCGAGCTGCCGCCGCCGCGAGTGCCGATGAGCCCGGACGAGGTCTGCGTGGCGAGCGCCGACCGGCGTGTCTTTGTACGCAGCGAGGGCGCGGCACAGCCCTTCAAGGCTTTTCGTCATTGCCAGGATGGCCGCTTGGCGTACGTGTTCGTGCTGCTGCAAGATGAATTCGTGGCCGTACCGCGGAGCCAAGCCCGTGACACCGCCTACTTTCGGGTGCACGGGTGGCAGCTGGTGCCGGTGGAAGTTGCCGACCTATGGCGTGAGGTGCGTGCGCTCGACCTGGCTCTGTTCGTGCCTTGGTTCACGCTGGCCATACTGGTCAAGCTTGCCGGCATCTTTGCCAACATCTGGCGCTGGCAAATCCTCCTGCGCGGGCAAGGGATTGATCTCACGTTTCGCTTTCTGGCCAGTACTTACTTCATCGGTCGCTACTTCGGCATCGTCACCCCGTCGACCATGGGGCTGGACGGCTGGCGCTTGTACGACACCATCCGCGTGACGCGAAAACCGATTCAGTGCACCACCGCACTGGCGGTCGAGCGCGTCATCGGGCTGGTGGCGTTGCTGGTGGTGATCCTGCTGTTTATGCCGTTTGCCGGTGCGGTTACCCGCGGTCAATCTTTCGGCGAGCTAGTGGCGGCGATGAAGATTCCCCTAGCGGGGGCGGTGGTGTTCGCCGTCCTGGTGCTGTTGCAGCCGTCCTGGTTCAAAGGGCTGTTGAACATCGTACCATCCGCGCGCCTGCGGCGCTTTCTCCTCAGCGTCATCGAAGCCGCCGCTGCCTACGCGCACCGGCGCGGCCATTTGCTGGCAGCCGTGGCGCTGGCCGTGTTCGGTCAGATTACGACGACGTTGATGTACTTCTGCAACGCGCTCGCGATCCACACCGGTAACGTGCAGCCGCTCGAAGTGCTGTTCGCCAGCGCGGTCATGACCTTGGGCACTTTCGTGCTCCCGTCGGCTTCCGGCGAAGGCGTTCGCGAGATTGTCTTCGTCTGGTTGCTGGGCTCGAAAGCCGGCGCGGTCAAGGCCTTCCTCATCGGCCACCTGGGCTTCTGGATCGAGAAGCTCCCGCTGTCGATTCCCGGCGGCGTGCTGTTGTTCTTGCAGCGCGAGCCGCACAAAGCGGTCACCCACGCCGACCTCGACCGGTTGAAGGCAGAAACCGCCGGCAACGCGCGCTAG
- a CDS encoding MBL fold metallo-hydrolase, with amino-acid sequence MRGAPALRVRFWGVRGSYPAPGPATAATGGNSSCVEVTAAGHTIVLDAGTGIIGLGRELLHRRGNRVVRIFLSHLHLDHIEGLRFFPPAHDSGWRCHVYGPGRTGAALRRLLARTMSRHFFPVSFSEFPARVSVRALRARQRLRLPGAAPVAVWARASGAHPKVGVILYRIECGGRSLVYATDVEAPKGGYGDVVAFARGADVLIHDAQYTDREYHQAHLKRAGWGHSTVRMAAEAARAAGVGQLILYHHDPEHDDAEIRRLERLARTIFPHSRAAVEGLELRLSPR; translated from the coding sequence GTGAGGGGCGCGCCCGCGCTGCGCGTCAGGTTCTGGGGCGTTCGCGGCAGCTATCCCGCCCCCGGGCCGGCGACGGCCGCCACTGGCGGAAACTCCTCGTGTGTCGAAGTCACGGCGGCCGGCCACACTATCGTTCTCGACGCCGGCACCGGTATCATCGGCCTCGGGCGCGAGTTGCTGCACCGTCGCGGTAACCGGGTTGTCCGAATCTTTTTGAGCCATCTCCATCTCGATCACATCGAGGGGCTACGGTTCTTCCCCCCGGCCCATGATTCCGGCTGGAGGTGTCACGTTTACGGCCCGGGCCGTACCGGCGCTGCGCTCAGGCGGCTGCTGGCGCGCACGATGTCGCGGCACTTCTTTCCGGTGTCGTTCTCGGAATTTCCGGCGCGCGTGTCCGTGCGTGCGCTGCGAGCGCGCCAGCGCCTGCGTCTCCCAGGGGCTGCGCCCGTGGCTGTGTGGGCACGTGCCAGTGGGGCTCATCCCAAGGTTGGAGTGATACTCTATCGCATCGAATGCGGCGGGCGCTCGTTGGTGTACGCCACCGACGTCGAGGCGCCCAAAGGCGGATACGGCGATGTGGTCGCCTTTGCTCGTGGGGCTGACGTACTGATCCACGACGCCCAGTACACCGATCGGGAGTACCACCAGGCGCATCTCAAGCGGGCTGGCTGGGGGCACAGTACGGTGCGGATGGCGGCCGAGGCCGCGCGCGCCGCCGGTGTTGGTCAGCTGATCCTGTACCATCACGATCCCGAGCACGACGACGCCGAGATTCGCCGCCTCGAACGTCTCGCCCGCACTATCTTCCCTCATAGTCGCGCCGCGGTTGAGGGGCTGGAGCTGCGGTTATCTCCGCGCTGA
- a CDS encoding adenylate/guanylate cyclase domain-containing protein — MAWTRVTGMRIALVVAVALAAARFGGCSYLELADARSVDYRLLQRGARAGSSDVVIVAVDDASLETYGRWPWRRSVVARLLDAITAAGAAVVGFDMVQSERTTAGGSEGLPERIDGVDEATWSIVRRELMRRPDDDQVLAAAVRQSGRVVLGYFFDFARQAQPGPVLEVSTFNLVQRGGNGRGGERRLPKAESATVNLPELRAAARDVGYFNFLPDDLDGLYRRVPLAVRFGDEIAVPLSLAMLRTYRPEQPLAIKFAEFGVESVRLGSVSIPVAEDGQMLINFRGPGKAFKYIAAADVLAGRFDPAALQGKLVLVGVTATAVADVRATPFDGVLPGVEIHANVLDNVLRQDFVQQPKWIVLVEIAAILLVTAMLGAVLQHARGVIGSLVAVGLAAAYLVSSQWLFEAHGLPLSLLYPLLAIGLTYTAIVVQHYAVAERGRRQIRNAFEMYLTPAVARLVSQKPEMLSLGGETRELTVLFSDVRGFTTISEQLQDQPQALTALLNEFLGAMTDVIFAHGGTLDKYVGDEIMALWGAPVPQPDHAARACQAALDMIARLAVLNQQWTQRGWPALDIGVGINSGPMVVGNMGSRRRLSYTVIGDNVNLGARLEGLNKLYGSHIVASESTIAASGGLVVRELDLVRVKGKLQGVRIYEVLGAAAERVRWQPLITRFESGLRAYREQRWQEAAAAFSAVLEERPGDGPARLYLGRARAMVESPPPPDWDGVTVMEVK, encoded by the coding sequence ATGGCGTGGACGCGGGTCACTGGAATGCGGATCGCGTTGGTCGTAGCTGTGGCGCTGGCGGCGGCCCGCTTCGGCGGCTGCAGCTACTTGGAGCTGGCCGATGCGCGGTCAGTTGACTATCGGCTGTTGCAACGTGGGGCCCGCGCTGGGAGCAGCGATGTCGTGATCGTCGCGGTCGATGACGCGAGCTTGGAAACATACGGGCGCTGGCCGTGGCGGCGGTCGGTGGTGGCGCGCCTGCTGGATGCCATTACGGCCGCGGGTGCAGCCGTGGTCGGATTCGATATGGTGCAGTCTGAGCGCACCACTGCGGGCGGTAGCGAAGGGCTGCCCGAGCGTATCGACGGTGTCGACGAGGCCACGTGGTCAATCGTGCGCCGGGAGCTCATGCGTCGCCCCGACGATGACCAGGTACTGGCCGCGGCGGTGAGGCAGTCGGGTCGGGTAGTACTGGGATACTTCTTCGATTTTGCTCGACAAGCGCAGCCTGGGCCCGTGCTCGAGGTCTCAACCTTCAATCTGGTGCAGCGCGGCGGCAACGGCCGGGGAGGGGAGAGGCGGCTGCCCAAGGCTGAGTCTGCGACCGTGAATCTGCCCGAGCTTCGCGCGGCGGCGCGCGATGTGGGGTATTTCAATTTCTTGCCCGATGACCTCGATGGCCTGTATCGCCGGGTGCCGTTGGCGGTGCGCTTCGGCGACGAGATCGCTGTGCCGTTGTCGCTGGCCATGTTGCGGACCTATCGGCCGGAACAGCCGCTGGCGATCAAGTTCGCTGAATTCGGCGTCGAGTCGGTGCGCCTAGGATCCGTGTCGATCCCGGTGGCTGAAGATGGGCAGATGCTGATCAATTTCCGCGGGCCGGGCAAGGCGTTCAAGTACATCGCAGCGGCTGATGTGCTGGCGGGACGCTTCGACCCAGCGGCGCTGCAAGGCAAGCTGGTGCTGGTCGGCGTCACTGCCACCGCCGTTGCCGATGTGCGCGCAACCCCGTTCGACGGTGTGCTTCCGGGGGTCGAGATTCATGCTAACGTCTTGGACAATGTGTTGCGGCAAGACTTCGTTCAGCAGCCGAAATGGATCGTGCTGGTGGAGATCGCAGCCATCCTTCTCGTCACGGCGATGCTCGGAGCCGTGCTGCAGCATGCCCGAGGCGTGATCGGGTCGTTGGTGGCTGTGGGCTTGGCCGCGGCATACCTGGTGTCGAGCCAGTGGTTGTTCGAGGCGCACGGGTTGCCGCTGAGCTTGCTCTATCCGCTGCTGGCGATCGGGCTGACGTATACGGCGATCGTGGTGCAGCACTATGCAGTGGCGGAACGGGGCCGGCGCCAGATTCGTAATGCGTTCGAGATGTACCTGACCCCGGCGGTGGCGCGCTTGGTGAGCCAGAAGCCGGAGATGTTGTCACTCGGTGGCGAGACGCGGGAGCTGACGGTGCTGTTCTCAGACGTCCGCGGTTTCACGACGATATCCGAGCAACTGCAAGACCAGCCGCAAGCGCTGACGGCGCTGTTGAACGAGTTCCTTGGTGCGATGACGGACGTGATCTTCGCGCACGGAGGGACCTTGGATAAGTACGTTGGCGACGAAATCATGGCCTTGTGGGGTGCCCCGGTGCCGCAGCCTGATCACGCTGCTCGCGCCTGTCAGGCCGCCCTCGATATGATCGCCCGCCTGGCCGTACTTAACCAACAGTGGACCCAGCGTGGCTGGCCGGCGCTCGACATCGGCGTGGGGATCAACAGCGGGCCGATGGTGGTCGGGAACATGGGATCGCGGCGGCGTCTTAGTTATACGGTGATCGGAGACAACGTGAACCTAGGCGCGCGCTTGGAGGGGCTCAACAAGCTCTACGGCAGTCACATCGTTGCCAGCGAGAGCACTATTGCTGCGAGCGGTGGGCTGGTCGTACGGGAACTCGATCTCGTGCGGGTGAAGGGCAAGCTCCAGGGGGTGCGCATTTACGAGGTGCTGGGTGCGGCCGCCGAGCGCGTGCGTTGGCAGCCGCTGATTACACGCTTCGAGTCTGGGCTGCGCGCTTACCGCGAGCAGCGCTGGCAGGAGGCTGCCGCCGCGTTCTCCGCCGTGTTGGAAGAGCGCCCCGGCGATGGCCCCGCCCGCTTGTATCTCGGCCGTGCGCGCGCCATGGTGGAGTCACCACCGCCGCCGGATTGGGACGGAGTTACTGTGATGGAGGTCAAGTGA
- a CDS encoding GHMP kinase: protein MLIVRTPVRVSFAGGGTDLPAYYSQRDGLVVSTTINKYFYTIVTERDDDNVQVISADLQTMTNVARLEEMPAGRGELDIPLAVLREFRPPRGLNLFLASEVPPGTGLGSSASVCVNVIKALSTYLGVPLSRHELAERAFHIAGVVLGKPAGKQDEYAAAFGGLNRFRFTRADVRVDRLPLASEILREFEARLLLFFTGSARNSEGILRAMDQAMRGPGNGTLETPDALRQLAEEFCDNLTHGRLDRCGRLLDEQWELKKRWSPRISSARIDELYGLARAAGAVGGKITGAGGGGFLLLDCPGQCQAAVRKALLSAGAREMSFAFDDQGAKVVYNDPFFDASGRGGSLWRFVRFTDGPQTGGRK, encoded by the coding sequence GTGTTGATTGTGCGCACCCCGGTACGGGTCAGCTTCGCCGGCGGTGGCACTGATCTGCCGGCCTACTACTCGCAGCGCGACGGCCTGGTGGTAAGCACCACCATCAACAAGTACTTCTACACCATCGTGACCGAGCGCGATGACGACAACGTTCAAGTCATTTCGGCCGACCTCCAGACCATGACCAACGTGGCGCGCCTGGAGGAAATGCCCGCCGGGCGCGGCGAGCTGGATATACCGCTGGCGGTGCTGCGGGAATTCCGCCCGCCGCGCGGGTTGAACCTGTTCCTGGCTTCGGAAGTCCCGCCGGGCACGGGGCTGGGATCCTCGGCCTCGGTGTGTGTCAACGTGATCAAGGCGCTGAGCACCTACCTCGGCGTACCCTTGAGTCGCCACGAGCTGGCGGAGCGCGCCTTTCACATCGCCGGGGTCGTACTCGGCAAGCCGGCGGGCAAACAGGACGAGTACGCGGCGGCATTCGGTGGCCTCAACCGGTTTCGTTTCACCCGCGCGGATGTGCGCGTTGATCGGCTGCCGCTGGCGAGTGAAATCCTGCGGGAATTCGAGGCCCGCCTACTCTTGTTCTTCACCGGCAGCGCGCGCAACTCGGAGGGAATTCTGCGCGCGATGGACCAAGCCATGCGCGGTCCAGGCAACGGCACGCTGGAGACGCCGGATGCCTTGCGCCAACTCGCCGAGGAATTCTGCGACAACCTCACCCATGGCCGCCTCGATCGTTGCGGGCGCCTGCTGGATGAGCAATGGGAACTCAAGAAGCGTTGGTCCCCCCGGATCAGCTCGGCGCGGATCGATGAGCTGTACGGCTTGGCCCGCGCGGCCGGGGCCGTGGGTGGAAAAATCACCGGCGCCGGCGGTGGGGGCTTCCTCTTGCTCGACTGCCCCGGCCAGTGCCAAGCTGCGGTCCGGAAGGCCCTGTTGAGCGCCGGGGCAAGAGAAATGTCTTTTGCGTTTGACGACCAGGGGGCAAAAGTGGTTTATAACGACCCGTTCTTCGATGCGAGCGGTCGGGGAGGAAGCCTTTGGCGGTTTGTGCGGTTTACGGATGGCCCCCAGACGGGGGGTAGAAAATGA
- a CDS encoding sugar transferase gives MNGRTREWRQAAFVAALAAGDVLGIFACFATAYWLRYHAPGIGEIGAGPGVLAYGQAVLLVSGTWVAIFAYFGLYELRRGWRISDLLFTGLAAVSLGMVFFLALSYLLKWFFYSRLLLSYLWVTNVGAVVLVRLAMKQSLMWAYRRGIGVRNLVVVGDNEAAASVIKTVGLHPELGYRLIGALRQESAESGRAGEADRLGLRDALAVLRREQVRDVVLTVPVGQNEELREFITGCQTAGVEVRLVPDLYELYSSSMQLDGIEGIPLLAFRRASLHGWERVAKRLLDVGLTTLVLLLASPLFVAVAASLRRRSGRPAIERHRRVGRMGHPFTLLRFAVAADADAWLARYSLSELPQLINVLRGEMSLVGPRPEPPERAERYSAWHRRRLLVRPGITGLAQVNGLRGFDSTDEKTHFDLQYIERQSLLVDLKILLQTLWTLLQRRGGSGRPAPSAPVTAAKVTRCEPC, from the coding sequence ATGAACGGGCGCACGCGGGAGTGGCGCCAGGCGGCATTTGTTGCGGCCCTGGCGGCTGGCGACGTGCTCGGGATCTTCGCCTGCTTCGCCACCGCCTACTGGCTGCGCTATCACGCTCCCGGCATCGGCGAGATCGGCGCCGGGCCGGGGGTGTTGGCGTACGGGCAGGCGGTACTGCTGGTGAGCGGCACCTGGGTGGCGATCTTTGCTTACTTCGGCTTGTACGAGTTACGGCGCGGGTGGCGCATTAGCGACTTGCTGTTCACCGGTCTGGCCGCGGTCAGCCTCGGCATGGTGTTCTTCTTGGCGCTGTCATACCTGCTGAAATGGTTCTTCTACTCGCGGCTGCTGTTGTCCTACCTCTGGGTTACCAATGTTGGCGCGGTCGTGCTGGTGCGCTTGGCAATGAAGCAGAGCCTGATGTGGGCCTACCGGCGCGGGATCGGGGTGCGTAACCTGGTGGTGGTCGGCGACAACGAAGCCGCGGCCAGTGTGATCAAGACCGTGGGCCTGCATCCGGAGTTGGGCTATCGTTTGATCGGTGCGCTGCGCCAAGAAAGCGCGGAGAGCGGGCGCGCCGGTGAGGCCGATCGCTTGGGGCTGCGCGATGCCCTTGCCGTGCTGCGGCGCGAGCAGGTGCGTGACGTGGTGCTGACCGTGCCCGTCGGCCAGAACGAGGAGTTGCGCGAGTTCATCACCGGTTGTCAGACCGCCGGGGTCGAAGTTCGGCTGGTGCCCGACTTGTACGAGCTTTACTCCAGCAGCATGCAGCTCGATGGCATCGAAGGGATTCCGCTGCTGGCGTTTCGCCGCGCCTCGCTGCATGGCTGGGAGCGGGTGGCGAAGCGGTTGCTCGACGTCGGATTGACCACGCTGGTGTTGCTGCTGGCTAGCCCGCTGTTCGTGGCAGTGGCCGCCAGCTTACGCCGGCGCAGCGGCCGGCCGGCGATCGAACGACACCGGCGCGTCGGGCGCATGGGCCACCCGTTCACGCTGCTGCGCTTCGCCGTGGCAGCCGACGCCGATGCTTGGCTGGCGCGTTACAGCCTGAGCGAGTTGCCGCAGCTGATCAACGTACTGCGCGGTGAGATGAGTTTGGTCGGCCCACGCCCGGAACCGCCCGAGCGCGCCGAGCGCTACAGCGCCTGGCACCGGCGCCGGCTGCTGGTACGGCCGGGGATAACCGGCTTGGCGCAAGTCAATGGCTTGCGCGGTTTCGACTCGACGGACGAGAAGACCCACTTCGACCTGCAGTATATCGAGCGCCAGTCACTGCTCGTCGATTTGAAGATCTTGCTGCAAACGCTGTGGACACTACTGCAGCGGCGCGGCGGCTCGGGGCGGCCGGCGCCATCGGCCCCCGTCACTGCTGCCAAGGTTACGAGGTGCGAGCCGTGTTGA
- a CDS encoding NAD-dependent epimerase/dehydratase family protein, translating into MRALITGGAGFIGSHIADRLLAEGLAVRILDNLQLRVHPHGKPAYIPAAAEFIAGDVRDKETLRRALRGVELIFHQAAYQDYMPDFSTFLTTNAASTALLLEIIVEEGWLVRKVIVASSQAVYGEGRYRCAAHGDFQPESRDPARLAAGQWEVVCPHCGAVAEALLLDERDHHPVNAYAISKLAAELTALRLGRLYGIPTVALRYSITQGPRQSLFNSYSGICRIFCLRVLNGQPPVLYEDGWQRRDYVHIADVVEANWQVLNDPRADHRAFNVGGGCAVTVREYARVLIEAMGAKLEPVIPGDYRLGDNRHSVSDTTRLQALGWRPRRDLADILHDYLGWVRQQGDVGAYFAEADRQMRAHGVVRRVTP; encoded by the coding sequence ATGCGTGCCTTGATCACCGGCGGGGCGGGTTTCATCGGCTCCCACATCGCGGATCGGCTGCTCGCCGAGGGCTTGGCGGTGCGCATTCTCGACAATCTGCAACTGCGCGTGCACCCCCACGGTAAGCCGGCTTACATCCCCGCGGCGGCCGAGTTCATCGCCGGTGATGTGCGCGACAAGGAGACGCTGCGGCGCGCGCTGCGCGGCGTCGAGCTGATCTTCCACCAGGCTGCCTATCAGGACTACATGCCGGACTTCAGCACCTTCCTGACCACCAACGCGGCGAGCACGGCGCTGCTGCTCGAAATCATCGTCGAAGAGGGCTGGCTGGTGCGCAAAGTCATCGTCGCGTCGTCACAGGCGGTGTACGGTGAAGGGCGTTACCGCTGTGCCGCCCACGGCGACTTCCAGCCCGAGAGTCGCGACCCCGCTCGCCTGGCGGCAGGGCAGTGGGAGGTGGTGTGCCCGCACTGCGGCGCAGTGGCCGAGGCGCTACTGCTCGATGAGCGCGACCATCACCCGGTCAACGCCTACGCGATCTCGAAACTGGCCGCGGAGCTGACGGCGCTGCGGCTGGGGCGGCTATACGGTATCCCTACCGTGGCCTTGCGTTACTCGATCACGCAGGGGCCGCGGCAGTCGCTGTTCAATAGCTATTCCGGCATCTGCCGCATCTTCTGCCTGAGAGTACTCAACGGCCAGCCGCCGGTGCTGTATGAAGACGGCTGGCAACGGCGCGACTACGTCCACATCGCCGACGTGGTCGAGGCCAACTGGCAGGTGCTCAATGATCCACGCGCCGACCACCGAGCTTTCAACGTCGGTGGCGGCTGCGCGGTCACGGTGCGGGAGTACGCTCGTGTGCTCATCGAGGCGATGGGGGCGAAGCTCGAGCCGGTCATTCCTGGCGACTATCGGCTGGGCGACAACCGGCACAGTGTCTCCGACACCACCCGGTTGCAGGCGTTGGGCTGGCGCCCGCGGCGCGATCTGGCCGATATCCTGCACGACTACCTGGGCTGGGTGCGCCAGCAGGGCGATGTCGGCGCCTACTTCGCCGAGGCCGACCGGCAGATGCGTGCACACGGGGTCGTACGCCGGGTGACGCCATGA